In a single window of the Pseudoxanthomonas sp. F37 genome:
- a CDS encoding porin has protein sequence MKYVISSLALSLLAVHAGARAEDGAAKAAAWPPKITFAGGTELSLGGNLQYDAATFSGQGYAGAAMEDDDAWRRQEIGLTLRRKGVYDFGATFDFQAKTWSDVALRLETKALFGRDAGKLRIGQMKLPLGFEGNTGTRHVSMMEPSLPTQAFYQGRRSGIDWAFERERYIANVGYFFESDLQGNNKGDTAAFRLAWTPRKAAGDVLHLGIAAAQERPDSEVNGLGVTVHPSVRWRAKPEATLTPYRFVDSGTLSRVDRIDRTGLEALWIRGPWSLQGEYLRQKTTRELGLPSYSADGGYVLASWLVTGESRGYGGGNVSNPKPKGKYGAVELLARYSRIDLDSDGIAGGREHNWTLGANWYITPYLKFQANYVKADATRGALSADPSAFQLRAQMHF, from the coding sequence ATGAAGTACGTCATTTCCAGCCTCGCCCTTTCCCTGCTTGCCGTGCACGCGGGCGCCCGCGCCGAGGACGGCGCGGCCAAGGCCGCCGCCTGGCCGCCGAAGATCACCTTCGCCGGCGGCACCGAGCTGAGCCTGGGCGGCAACCTGCAGTACGACGCGGCCACGTTCTCGGGCCAAGGCTATGCCGGCGCCGCGATGGAGGACGACGATGCCTGGCGCCGCCAGGAGATCGGCCTGACCCTGCGCCGCAAGGGCGTGTACGACTTCGGCGCGACCTTCGACTTCCAGGCCAAGACCTGGAGCGACGTGGCCCTGCGCCTGGAAACCAAGGCCCTGTTCGGTCGCGATGCCGGCAAGCTGCGCATCGGCCAGATGAAGCTGCCGCTGGGCTTCGAAGGCAACACCGGCACGCGCCATGTCTCCATGATGGAACCGTCGCTGCCCACGCAGGCCTTCTACCAGGGACGTCGCAGCGGCATCGACTGGGCGTTCGAACGCGAGCGCTACATCGCCAACGTCGGCTATTTCTTCGAGTCCGACCTGCAGGGCAACAACAAGGGCGACACCGCGGCGTTCCGCCTGGCGTGGACGCCGCGCAAGGCAGCGGGCGACGTGCTGCACCTGGGCATCGCCGCGGCGCAGGAGCGCCCCGACAGCGAAGTCAACGGCCTGGGCGTGACCGTGCATCCCAGCGTTCGCTGGCGCGCCAAGCCCGAAGCCACGCTCACGCCCTACCGCTTCGTGGACAGCGGCACGCTCAGCCGCGTGGACCGCATCGACCGCACCGGACTGGAGGCCTTGTGGATCCGCGGGCCCTGGTCGTTGCAGGGCGAATACCTGCGGCAGAAGACCACGCGCGAGCTGGGCCTGCCGTCCTACTCGGCCGATGGCGGCTATGTGCTCGCCAGCTGGCTGGTGACCGGCGAATCGCGCGGCTACGGTGGGGGCAACGTCAGCAATCCCAAGCCGAAGGGCAAGTACGGGGCGGTGGAACTGCTGGCCCGCTACAGCCGCATCGACCTGGACAGCGACGGCATTGCCGGTGGGCGCGAACACAACTGGACGCTGGGCGCCAACTGGTACATCACGCCCTACCTGAAGTTCCAGGCCAACTACGTGAAGGCCGATGCCACGCGCGGCGCACTGTCCGCCGACCCGTCCGCATTCCAGCTGCGCGCACAGATGCATTTCTGA
- a CDS encoding chemotaxis protein CheA yields the protein MNMDMQRFHATFFEESREGLEAMEAGLLSLEQGSRDGDLINSIFRAAHSIKGGSATFGFDAIAGLTHVLETLLDELRAGQRAVSPPAVDAMLASVDVLRALLAEAEHGTPADPAAVQAIKDRLNAVLSGQAAPAASPAAATAKTDDTPEGWKIGFTPAPSLFMSGNDPLRILRELEHLGPLEIACRMERLPGFEQIDPLEAYLAWDLGLIGKVPRSAVDDVFAWVVDDCELDIQPMQRHAVPVEAVAVAAQPVAAVAASGAQAPATAAAPAANDAAETSIRVSVDKIDGLINLVGELVITQAMLKQVSGLLDQAQCERLFAGLDLLERNTRDLQEAVIGVRMLPVDAVFRRFPRLVRDLSARLGKQVRLRTIGEGTELDKGLIERIADPLVHLVRNSIDHGLEMPDVRAQAGKDETGTITLAASHQGGHIVIEVSDDGRGLNRERILAKAAERGLAVPENPTDAQVWDLIFQPGFSTAEAVTDLSGRGVGMDVVRRNIQALGGEVQLESTAGHGTRVVIRLPLTLAILDGMAVSVGDETLILPLTYVLEALQPQDQDVRTVAGDGRVLRVRGEYLPMVALNEYYRYGAARSDDPLVVVVEADGQKLALEVDELIGQQQVVVKNLENNYRRIDGISGATILGDGRVALIVDVGGLVRARRMQQAA from the coding sequence ATGAACATGGACATGCAGCGCTTCCACGCCACGTTCTTCGAAGAAAGCCGTGAAGGGCTGGAGGCGATGGAAGCCGGGCTGCTGTCGCTGGAACAGGGCAGCCGCGACGGCGACCTGATCAATTCGATCTTCCGCGCGGCCCACTCGATCAAGGGCGGCTCGGCGACGTTCGGCTTCGATGCCATCGCCGGCCTGACCCATGTGCTGGAGACGCTGCTGGACGAACTGCGCGCCGGCCAGCGCGCCGTCAGTCCGCCCGCCGTCGATGCCATGCTGGCCTCGGTCGACGTGCTGCGCGCCCTGCTGGCCGAAGCCGAACACGGCACGCCGGCCGATCCCGCCGCCGTGCAGGCCATCAAGGACCGCCTCAACGCGGTGCTGTCCGGCCAGGCAGCGCCCGCCGCTTCGCCGGCCGCCGCGACCGCGAAGACCGACGACACGCCGGAAGGCTGGAAGATCGGCTTCACGCCCGCGCCGTCGCTGTTCATGAGCGGCAACGATCCGCTGCGCATCCTGCGCGAACTGGAGCACCTGGGCCCGCTGGAAATCGCCTGCCGCATGGAGCGCCTGCCCGGCTTCGAGCAGATCGATCCGCTGGAAGCCTACTTGGCCTGGGACTTGGGCCTGATCGGCAAGGTGCCGCGCAGCGCGGTGGACGACGTGTTCGCCTGGGTGGTCGACGACTGCGAGCTGGACATCCAGCCGATGCAGCGCCATGCGGTGCCGGTCGAAGCCGTCGCCGTGGCCGCGCAGCCGGTGGCCGCCGTCGCCGCCAGCGGTGCGCAGGCGCCCGCCACGGCCGCCGCGCCGGCAGCCAACGATGCCGCCGAAACCTCCATCCGCGTCAGCGTCGACAAGATCGACGGCCTGATCAACCTGGTCGGCGAGCTGGTCATCACCCAGGCCATGCTGAAACAGGTGTCCGGCCTGCTGGACCAGGCCCAGTGCGAACGCCTGTTCGCCGGCCTGGACCTGCTGGAACGCAACACCCGCGACCTGCAGGAAGCCGTCATCGGCGTGCGCATGCTGCCGGTGGACGCCGTGTTCCGCCGCTTCCCGCGCCTGGTCCGCGACCTGTCCGCGCGCCTGGGCAAGCAGGTGCGCCTGCGCACCATCGGCGAGGGCACCGAGCTGGACAAGGGCCTGATCGAACGCATCGCCGATCCGCTGGTGCACCTGGTCCGCAACTCGATCGACCATGGCCTGGAAATGCCCGACGTGCGCGCGCAGGCCGGCAAGGACGAGACCGGCACCATCACCCTGGCGGCCTCGCACCAGGGCGGCCACATCGTCATCGAAGTCAGCGACGATGGCCGCGGCCTGAATCGCGAACGCATCCTGGCCAAGGCCGCCGAACGCGGCCTGGCCGTGCCCGAGAACCCCACCGATGCGCAGGTCTGGGACCTGATCTTCCAGCCCGGCTTCTCCACCGCCGAAGCGGTCACCGACCTGTCCGGTCGCGGCGTGGGCATGGACGTGGTCCGCCGCAACATCCAGGCGCTGGGCGGCGAAGTGCAGCTGGAGAGCACCGCCGGCCACGGCACCCGCGTGGTGATCCGCCTGCCGCTGACGCTGGCCATCCTGGATGGCATGGCGGTGTCGGTCGGCGATGAAACCCTGATCCTGCCGCTGACCTACGTGCTGGAGGCCCTGCAGCCGCAGGACCAGGACGTGCGCACGGTGGCCGGCGACGGCCGCGTGCTGCGCGTGCGCGGCGAGTACCTGCCCATGGTGGCGCTGAACGAGTACTACCGCTACGGCGCGGCGCGCAGCGACGACCCGCTGGTGGTGGTGGTGGAAGCCGACGGCCAGAAACTGGCGCTGGAAGTGGACGAACTGATCGGCCAGCAGCAGGTCGTGGTGAAGAACCTCGAGAACAACTACCGCCGCATCGACGGCATTTCCGGCGCCACCATCCTGGGCGACGGGCGCGTGGCGCTCATCGTCGACGTGGGTGGCCTGGTCCGCGCCCGCCGGATGCAGCAGGCGGCCTGA
- a CDS encoding response regulator, whose product MSARILVVDDSASMRQMVAFALSSAGFSVDEAEDGQVALGRAQGQKFNAVVTDVNMPNMDGISLIRALRGLPDYKFTPMLMLTTESAADKKAEGKAAGATGWLVKPFNPEQLVATVQKVLG is encoded by the coding sequence ATGAGCGCACGCATTCTGGTAGTGGACGATTCGGCCTCGATGCGACAGATGGTCGCCTTCGCCCTCAGCTCGGCGGGTTTCTCGGTGGATGAAGCCGAAGACGGCCAGGTGGCGCTGGGGCGTGCGCAGGGGCAGAAGTTCAATGCCGTGGTCACCGACGTCAACATGCCCAACATGGACGGCATCTCGCTGATCCGGGCGCTGCGCGGCCTGCCGGACTACAAGTTCACGCCCATGCTGATGCTGACCACCGAGTCGGCCGCCGACAAGAAGGCCGAGGGCAAGGCCGCCGGCGCCACCGGCTGGCTGGTCAAGCCGTTCAACCCGGAACAACTGGTCGCCACCGTCCAGAAAGTCCTGGGCTGA
- a CDS encoding STAS domain-containing protein, translating to MSAVPLGDDLGIEAATDLKQHLAPHVAQPGPLALDAGTVQRVHTASLQVLCSFVRQREQAGLATDFSAVSQSFRDAARLLGLAPQLGLANDNEHNTQQVENAA from the coding sequence ATGAGCGCTGTGCCCCTGGGTGACGACCTCGGTATCGAGGCCGCCACCGACCTCAAGCAGCACCTGGCCCCGCATGTCGCGCAGCCGGGACCGCTGGCGCTGGATGCCGGCACCGTGCAGCGCGTGCATACCGCCAGCCTGCAGGTGCTGTGCAGCTTCGTGCGCCAGCGCGAGCAGGCCGGTCTGGCGACCGATTTCAGCGCGGTCAGCCAGAGCTTCCGCGACGCCGCGCGCCTGCTGGGCCTGGCGCCGCAGCTGGGCCTGGCCAACGACAACGAACACAACACGCAACAAGTGGAGAACGCCGCATGA
- a CDS encoding chemotaxis protein CheW, which produces MNTPAALDDYLLDLLGDAAAPAATPAAAHIVAVPTVAAAAPDSAAVVAPPVAETAPSAPVLAVAPMRAGSEAGLISDEEFEALLDQLHGDGAPTSVVAAPVAEPAQPAPATAAPVLAVAPARPGAAADVIGDDEFEALLDQLHGGAAPTSRVATPPVPPDVPAARAPTVAPAAPRALAPLPATPYLLATAPDTGERRRATERKTRWLRLRCDQQHYALELLKVQEVVRPATLLPLRGAAPHMLGVMNLRGQVVPVIDLGLYLGRRAVDVDATTRIVVLEEHGEILGLRVTAVEDVANLTDQQIESPDNARVGRMSNPLFRGVARLNECAVILLDASRILA; this is translated from the coding sequence ATGAACACCCCGGCCGCCCTCGACGACTACCTGCTCGACCTGCTCGGCGATGCGGCCGCACCGGCGGCCACCCCGGCGGCGGCCCACATCGTGGCAGTCCCGACGGTCGCTGCCGCTGCGCCGGATTCCGCCGCCGTGGTCGCCCCTCCCGTTGCCGAAACCGCGCCGTCCGCGCCGGTCTTGGCCGTGGCGCCGATGCGTGCCGGCAGCGAAGCCGGGCTGATCAGCGATGAGGAGTTCGAGGCCCTGCTGGACCAGTTGCATGGCGACGGCGCGCCGACCTCCGTCGTGGCTGCGCCCGTCGCCGAGCCGGCACAGCCGGCTCCTGCCACCGCGGCCCCCGTCCTGGCGGTCGCGCCTGCGCGCCCCGGGGCGGCGGCGGATGTGATCGGCGACGACGAATTCGAAGCCCTGCTCGACCAACTGCATGGCGGTGCCGCACCCACCTCGCGCGTGGCGACGCCCCCCGTGCCACCGGACGTCCCGGCCGCACGCGCACCGACGGTCGCGCCCGCGGCGCCACGCGCGCTCGCGCCCCTGCCCGCCACGCCGTACCTGCTGGCCACCGCCCCCGATACCGGCGAGCGTCGCCGCGCCACCGAGCGCAAGACGCGCTGGCTGCGCCTGCGCTGCGACCAGCAGCACTACGCACTGGAACTGCTCAAGGTGCAGGAGGTGGTGCGCCCCGCCACCCTGCTGCCGCTGCGCGGCGCCGCACCGCACATGCTGGGCGTAATGAACCTGCGCGGCCAGGTGGTGCCGGTGATCGATCTGGGCCTGTACCTGGGCCGCCGCGCCGTCGACGTCGACGCCACCACCCGCATCGTGGTGCTGGAGGAGCATGGCGAGATCCTGGGCCTGCGCGTGACCGCGGTGGAGGACGTCGCCAACCTCACCGACCAGCAGATCGAGTCACCCGACAACGCCCGCGTCGGCCGCATGTCCAATCCACTGTTCCGCGGCGTGGCCAGGCTCAACGAGTGCGCGGTGATCCTGCTGGATGCCTCGCGGATACTGGCGTGA
- a CDS encoding ParA family protein, whose product MRVWAIANQKGGVGKTTTTLALGRGLAMRGQRVLLVDLDPHASLTRAFGVATDPQPAGVLDLFDEQPPALATLARATEIENLSFIAAQTPLATLERRSATQPGLGLALSNALARGGNAWDFVLFDCPPTLGLLMVNALAAADHVIIPTQTEPLALHGLKGMCRTADMIQRSRHRVLPVSILPTLHDRRTRTGADTLKAMQDEYGERVWNDAIPNDTRICSVEALTRSSPGAQYPGRGLSAYRRALDWLLLTEARDTEQAA is encoded by the coding sequence ATGCGCGTGTGGGCAATCGCCAACCAGAAGGGAGGCGTCGGAAAGACCACCACTACCCTTGCCCTCGGGCGCGGCCTGGCCATGCGCGGCCAGCGCGTGCTGCTGGTCGACCTGGACCCGCATGCCTCGCTGACGCGTGCCTTCGGCGTAGCCACCGACCCGCAGCCGGCCGGCGTGCTGGACCTGTTCGACGAACAGCCGCCCGCGCTGGCCACCCTGGCGCGCGCCACCGAGATCGAGAACCTGTCCTTCATCGCCGCGCAGACGCCGCTGGCCACGCTGGAGCGCCGCAGCGCCACCCAGCCCGGCCTGGGCCTGGCGCTGTCCAATGCGCTGGCGCGCGGCGGCAACGCCTGGGACTTCGTGCTGTTCGACTGTCCTCCCACGCTGGGCCTGCTGATGGTCAATGCGCTGGCCGCGGCGGACCACGTCATCATCCCGACGCAGACCGAGCCGCTGGCCCTGCACGGACTGAAAGGCATGTGCCGCACCGCCGACATGATCCAGCGCTCGCGCCACCGCGTGCTGCCGGTGTCGATCCTGCCCACGCTGCACGACAGGCGCACGCGCACCGGCGCCGACACGCTGAAGGCGATGCAGGACGAATACGGCGAGCGCGTCTGGAACGACGCCATCCCCAACGACACCCGCATCTGCAGCGTCGAGGCGCTGACACGCTCCAGCCCCGGCGCGCAGTATCCGGGCCGTGGCCTGTCCGCCTACCGGCGCGCGCTGGACTGGCTGCTGCTGACCGAGGCGCGCGACACGGAGCAGGCCGCATGA
- the motD gene encoding flagellar motor protein MotD produces the protein MARRHKHEEHTNHEAWAIPYADLMTLLLAFFVVMYAISTVNEGKYRVMADALTAAFGGAPRTINPVQVGNHQLQGADFDRPSPIKSGAKQGPSAPSPSPNVTLLAAMASQMNMSLDAKGLQNAQGELKRIADDLERALAPLIDEKLVTIKRSTLWLEVQINSDILFATGSATLDPKAQETVGKLATVLAGVPNSVRVEGYTDDRPIRTAQFPSNWELSSARAASVVHLFVRDGIPPERLAMIGYGEFRPIADNASDEGRNANRRVLLIILASPGGPAPELHVGGEAVAPPSVISLPPLPAHAATSMPGAPPAPQVHEGVQ, from the coding sequence ATGGCGCGGCGGCACAAGCACGAGGAGCACACCAACCACGAAGCGTGGGCGATCCCCTACGCCGACCTGATGACCCTGCTGCTCGCCTTCTTCGTGGTGATGTACGCCATCTCCACCGTCAACGAGGGCAAGTACCGGGTGATGGCCGACGCGCTGACCGCGGCCTTCGGCGGCGCGCCGCGCACGATCAATCCGGTGCAGGTGGGCAACCACCAGTTGCAGGGCGCGGACTTCGACCGCCCCTCGCCCATCAAGTCCGGGGCCAAGCAGGGGCCGTCCGCGCCCTCGCCCTCGCCCAACGTCACCCTGCTGGCGGCGATGGCCTCGCAGATGAACATGTCGCTGGACGCCAAGGGCCTGCAGAACGCGCAGGGCGAGCTCAAGCGCATCGCCGACGACCTGGAGCGCGCACTGGCGCCGCTGATCGACGAGAAGCTGGTCACCATCAAGCGTTCCACGCTGTGGCTGGAGGTGCAGATCAACAGCGACATCCTGTTTGCCACCGGATCGGCCACGCTGGATCCCAAGGCCCAGGAAACCGTCGGCAAGCTGGCCACGGTGCTGGCCGGAGTGCCCAACTCGGTGCGGGTGGAGGGTTATACCGACGACCGCCCGATCCGGACCGCGCAGTTCCCCTCCAACTGGGAACTGTCGTCCGCGCGCGCCGCCAGCGTGGTGCACCTGTTCGTCCGCGACGGAATCCCGCCGGAGCGGCTGGCCATGATCGGCTACGGCGAGTTCAGGCCCATCGCCGACAACGCCAGCGATGAGGGCCGCAACGCCAACCGCCGCGTGCTGCTGATCATCCTGGCCAGCCCGGGCGGTCCGGCACCGGAATTGCATGTGGGGGGAGAAGCCGTCGCTCCGCCGTCAGTGATCTCGCTGCCGCCGCTGCCGGCCCATGCCGCGACGTCCATGCCCGGAGCGCCGCCGGCGCCCCAGGTCCATGAAGGAGTCCAGTGA
- a CDS encoding flagellar motor protein, whose translation MDIFSLIGLLLALVALVGGSILKGAGLSSLWSSAAFVIVILGTVAAILVHTPPPVFKRALSIARWVIRPPGNDGEALIAEIVDWSNIARKQGLLGLEPLVGQQDDPFLKKGLQMLVDGVEPEAIRHMMEIDLNGQEHQDLAAAKVFEAMGVYAPTLGIIGAVFGLIAVMKNLADPSKLGHGIAAAFTATIYGIASANLFFLPIASKLKSVIGGRSREQEMIIEGLIAIAQGENPRNIEAKLAGFLH comes from the coding sequence ATGGACATCTTCAGCCTCATCGGACTCCTGCTGGCACTGGTCGCGCTGGTCGGTGGCAGCATCCTCAAGGGCGCGGGCCTGTCGTCGCTGTGGTCGTCGGCGGCCTTCGTCATCGTGATCCTGGGCACCGTCGCCGCGATCCTGGTGCATACGCCGCCGCCGGTGTTCAAGCGCGCCCTGTCCATCGCCCGCTGGGTGATCCGCCCGCCGGGCAACGACGGCGAGGCGCTGATCGCCGAGATCGTGGACTGGAGCAACATCGCCCGCAAGCAGGGCCTGCTGGGCCTGGAGCCGCTGGTCGGCCAGCAGGACGACCCGTTCCTGAAGAAGGGCCTGCAGATGCTGGTGGACGGCGTGGAGCCGGAAGCGATCCGGCACATGATGGAGATCGATCTCAACGGCCAGGAGCACCAGGACCTGGCGGCCGCCAAGGTGTTCGAGGCCATGGGCGTGTATGCCCCCACGCTGGGCATCATCGGCGCGGTGTTCGGCCTGATCGCGGTGATGAAGAACCTGGCCGACCCCAGCAAGCTGGGCCACGGCATCGCGGCGGCGTTCACCGCGACCATCTACGGCATCGCCTCGGCCAACCTGTTCTTCCTGCCCATCGCCAGCAAGCTGAAAAGCGTGATCGGCGGACGCAGCCGCGAACAGGAGATGATCATCGAGGGCCTGATCGCCATCGCGCAGGGCGAGAACCCGCGCAACATCGAGGCCAAGCTGGCCGGCTTCCTGCACTGA
- a CDS encoding chemotaxis protein CheA: MSAVTPEIAADFLIEAQEILDRLGEQLVTLEQDPSDSQQLNAVFRGFHTLKGGAGFLGIQAMVNLCHAAEETLGLVRAGQATLEPQHFDAAQQSLDWLQQMLDAVGAGEDPPHAPQMLIDQFDVQGHAAPVPKPATASVPGAAAPPADDLISDDEFEALLDQLHGDGVPTAVAAPSPAPAPRPQPAPRPAPPPPGKPAGKAGGETEQTIRVDTKRLDAIVNLVGELVLSRNRLKTLRARIRDEELDRAVSGLDIATARLQTAVMRTRMQPVGKVFSRFPKVARDVARQLQKEVDLELVGADTELDRNLVEALADPLVHLVRNAIDHGVEVPSLREACSKPRAGHVRLSAQQEGDFVTIEIRDDGAGIDPERLRAKALEKGLIDPEAAARLSHDECLQLIFLPGFSTKAEVTDISGRGVGMDVVQSRIRELSGQITIHSDVGRGSRFVIRVPLTLAILPTLLVQAGDPVYALPLARVMEVLHAPSESLRWFDGQAVLDRQSHTLPLVDLRQWLRVDPVMAPLLTIVVLQMGEQRFGLIVDQVRGREEVVIKPLPRAVRGLPGYAGATLIGDGRMALILDVDGLRATA, translated from the coding sequence ATGTCCGCCGTCACCCCTGAAATCGCCGCCGACTTCCTGATCGAAGCGCAGGAGATCCTCGACCGGCTGGGCGAACAGCTGGTCACGCTGGAACAGGACCCGTCCGACAGCCAGCAGCTCAACGCGGTGTTCCGCGGCTTCCACACGCTCAAGGGCGGCGCGGGCTTCCTGGGCATCCAGGCCATGGTCAACCTGTGCCATGCGGCCGAAGAGACCCTGGGCCTGGTGCGCGCCGGCCAGGCGACGCTGGAGCCGCAGCATTTCGATGCCGCCCAGCAGTCGCTGGACTGGCTGCAGCAGATGCTCGACGCCGTCGGCGCCGGCGAAGACCCGCCGCATGCGCCGCAGATGCTGATCGATCAGTTCGACGTGCAGGGCCATGCCGCACCCGTGCCGAAACCGGCCACGGCGTCCGTGCCGGGCGCCGCCGCCCCGCCTGCCGATGACCTGATCTCGGACGACGAGTTCGAGGCACTGCTGGACCAGCTGCACGGCGACGGCGTGCCGACCGCGGTGGCGGCCCCCTCGCCCGCACCGGCGCCCCGTCCGCAACCCGCGCCCAGGCCTGCACCCCCGCCTCCCGGCAAGCCGGCCGGCAAGGCCGGTGGCGAAACCGAACAGACCATCCGCGTGGACACCAAGCGGCTGGATGCCATCGTCAACCTGGTCGGCGAGCTGGTGCTGTCGCGCAACCGCCTGAAGACACTGCGCGCGCGCATCCGCGACGAGGAGCTGGACCGCGCCGTCAGCGGCCTGGACATCGCCACCGCGCGCCTGCAGACCGCAGTCATGCGCACGCGCATGCAGCCGGTCGGCAAGGTGTTCTCGCGTTTCCCCAAGGTGGCGCGCGATGTCGCCCGCCAGCTGCAGAAGGAAGTCGACCTGGAACTGGTCGGTGCCGATACCGAACTGGACCGCAACCTGGTGGAAGCCTTGGCCGACCCGCTGGTGCACCTGGTGCGCAACGCGATCGACCACGGTGTCGAAGTGCCCAGCCTGCGCGAGGCCTGCAGCAAGCCGCGTGCCGGCCACGTGCGCCTGTCGGCGCAGCAGGAAGGCGATTTCGTCACCATCGAGATCCGCGACGATGGCGCCGGCATCGACCCCGAGCGGCTGCGCGCCAAGGCGCTGGAGAAGGGCCTGATCGATCCCGAGGCCGCCGCACGCCTGTCCCACGACGAATGCCTGCAGCTGATCTTCCTGCCCGGCTTCTCCACCAAGGCCGAGGTCACCGACATCTCGGGCCGGGGCGTCGGCATGGACGTGGTGCAGTCGCGCATCCGCGAACTCAGCGGGCAGATCACCATCCACTCCGACGTGGGCCGCGGCAGCCGCTTCGTCATCCGCGTGCCGCTGACGCTGGCCATCCTGCCCACCCTGCTGGTGCAGGCCGGCGACCCGGTCTACGCCCTGCCGCTGGCGCGCGTGATGGAAGTGCTGCACGCACCGTCCGAAAGCCTGCGCTGGTTCGATGGCCAGGCCGTACTCGACCGCCAGAGCCATACCCTGCCGCTGGTCGACCTGCGCCAGTGGTTGCGCGTGGACCCGGTGATGGCGCCCCTGCTGACCATCGTGGTGCTGCAGATGGGCGAACAGCGCTTCGGCCTGATCGTGGACCAGGTGCGCGGCCGCGAGGAAGTGGTCATCAAGCCGCTGCCGCGCGCCGTGCGCGGCCTGCCCGGCTACGCCGGCGCCACCCTGATCGGCGACGGCCGCATGGCGCTGATCCTGGACGTGGACGGCCTGCGCGCGACGGCGTGA
- a CDS encoding protein phosphatase CheZ, with protein MNAVADVGAARAALVEKLQHALDALEQGDEAGWRQELDAIAAWRTQPMMQGLGRLARELAQTLGELPPTDAGELDDACARLDHVVEMTEQASHKTLDLAEQCRGYATQLKGTELSPAQAALVDSIGKGLSEMALAQSYQDLTGQIIRRVAGIVRRVHEGFGALGLPPPEKNGGKGSELAGPAVAGLDRNAFSQDDADDLLSGLGL; from the coding sequence ATGAATGCCGTCGCCGATGTCGGTGCCGCCCGGGCGGCCCTGGTGGAGAAGCTGCAGCACGCGCTCGATGCCCTGGAGCAGGGCGACGAGGCGGGCTGGCGCCAGGAACTGGACGCCATCGCCGCCTGGCGCACCCAGCCCATGATGCAGGGCCTGGGACGGCTGGCGCGCGAACTGGCGCAGACCCTGGGCGAACTGCCCCCCACCGACGCGGGCGAGCTCGACGATGCCTGCGCCCGCCTGGACCACGTGGTGGAGATGACCGAGCAGGCCAGCCACAAGACCCTGGACCTGGCCGAACAGTGCCGCGGCTATGCCACCCAGCTGAAGGGCACCGAACTCTCGCCCGCACAGGCGGCCCTGGTGGACAGCATCGGCAAGGGCCTGTCGGAGATGGCGCTGGCGCAGAGCTATCAGGACCTCACCGGCCAGATCATCCGCCGCGTGGCCGGCATCGTGCGGCGCGTGCACGAAGGCTTCGGCGCGCTGGGGCTGCCGCCACCGGAAAAGAACGGTGGCAAGGGTTCAGAACTCGCCGGTCCGGCCGTTGCTGGTCTTGACCGCAACGCGTTCTCGCAGGACGACGCCGACGACCTGCTGTCCGGCCTGGGCCTGTAG
- the cheY gene encoding chemotaxis response regulator CheY, translating into MRILIVDDFSTMRRIIKNLLNDLGYTNTAEADDGSTALTALAQGSFDFVVTDWNMPGMTGIELLKAIRADERFKTLPVLMVTAEAKREQIIEAAQNGVNGYIIKPFTAQTLEEKLGKIFERLGAAA; encoded by the coding sequence ATGCGCATCCTGATCGTGGACGATTTCTCCACCATGCGCCGCATCATCAAGAACCTGCTCAACGACCTGGGCTATACGAATACCGCCGAGGCCGATGACGGCAGCACCGCGCTGACCGCGCTGGCGCAGGGCAGCTTCGACTTCGTGGTCACCGACTGGAACATGCCGGGCATGACCGGCATCGAGCTGCTGAAGGCCATCCGCGCCGACGAGCGCTTCAAGACCCTGCCGGTGCTGATGGTCACCGCCGAAGCCAAGCGCGAGCAGATCATCGAAGCCGCGCAGAACGGCGTGAACGGCTACATCATCAAGCCGTTCACCGCGCAGACGCTGGAAGAGAAGCTGGGCAAGATCTTCGAGCGTCTGGGAGCGGCCGCCTGA